CAGCTGGTAGAGCACTACCTTGCCAAGGTAGATGTCGCGAGTTCGAATCTCGTCTCCCGCTCCAGAATTCAGGACCCCCCCTCACACGAGGGGGGTTCTTGTTGTATATGACGAAACTCAGGCCTGGTGGCATAGGCGACCGGGCCTGAGCTGTATAACCTCCCTTACTCGATCCGGATCTCTGCCGGGTCGAACGACGTCTTCGGGTACTTCGGGTCCATGTCTTTCAGTGTGTCGAGCAGGATCTGGCTGATCAGCAGGTCGCGGTACCACTTGTGGTCGGCGGGAATCACGTACCACGGTGCGTCGGCCGTGCTGGTGCCCAGGGCGTCCTGGTACGCGGCCGTGAACTGGGTCCAGTGCTCGCGGTCCTTCAGGTCGCCGGGGTTGAACTTCCAGTGCTTGCCGGGCTCGTCCAGACGGTCCTGGAGGCGGCGCTTCTGCTCGTCGCGGCTGATGTGCAGGTAGAACTTCAGGATGCGGGTGCCGCTGTCTGCCAGCAGCTCCTCGAAGTGCCGGATGTGCCGCAGCCGCGCCTTGGCGGTCTTGTCGTCGATCATGTCGTACACGCGCGTGACGAGGACGTCCTCGTAGTGGCTGCGGTTGAAGACGCCGATCATGCCCTTGCCGGGTACCTGCGCGTGGATGCGCCAAAGGAAGTCGTGGGCAAGTTCTTCCTCGGTGGGTACCTTGAAGGGCGCGATCGTCAGGCCGTTCGGGTTGAATGAACCGACCACGTGCTTCACGACACCGTCCTTGCCGCCGGCGTCGCGGGCCTGCAGGACGATCAGGAGCGCCTGTTTCCGCTCGGCGTACAGGCGTTCCTGCCATTCGGCGAGCTGCTCCTGCAGTTCCTTGGTGAGCACCTTGGCGTCGTGCTGTTCCAGGCCGCCGTCCTCATCGGTTTTCCACTCGGCGAGCTTGACCTTCTTGCCTTCCTTCACGCGGTACGCGTCGGTTTTCATTCCACGGAGGCTACCATTCCCGCCACGACGCTGCGGGCGCGCTCTTCGATCTCCTCCCACTCCACGGCGGTCTGCCGGCCCGCATCGAACTCGGCGTTCAGCTGGGCGTGCAGGGCCAGCAGGCCAGGGTCGGTCTTGTCGCAGCTTCGGCCGGTGTGCTGCCGGATCAGGAAGATCAGGCCCGCCACGCCGCTGTCCTTGGTCAGGGACAGGCTCAGGGGCCGGCCGAGCAGGGTGGGAACATCGAAGGGCGCGTACATCGGCCAGAACTTGTTGAGGCCGTCGGCATGGATGCCGGCGCGGGTGCGGTGGGCGTCGCGGCCGTACAGGGGGTACTGGGGCGGCACGCCCTGCCCCAGCGCGGCGTAGAGGTCGGCCAGGGCGTTCAGGGCGGTGAAGTCCGGGGCGTCCACCAGACCCAGGCCGCTCAGGTGGAGCAGCACGCCCTCGAGGGGCACGTTGCCGGTGCGTTCGCCCTTGCCGAGCAGCGTGCCGTTGATGGCGGCGCACCCGGCCAACACGGCCGCCAGGGCATTGGCGACGACAAGGTGCGTGTCGTTGTGCGGGTGGAACTCCAGCCGCTCGCCGGGGATGCCCGCGGCGATCAGGGCGCGGACGTGGCCGGGCACGCTGCGCGGCCACGCCACGCCGTCCCACGGCAGGCCCAGCCCCAGCGTGTCGCAGATGCGGAACTTGGGCGCCTGCGTGTCCGGGTACGCGCTGGCCACGCGCTGCACGGCGTCAACGAAGGGCAGGATGAATTCGCGGGGCGCGCGGGTGGCGTCCTCCAGGTGAAGTCTCGGGCGCAGGCCCGCGTCCAGTACGGCCTGCACGGCGTCCAGGTAGGTGCGGGCGGCCTGGGCGCGGCCACCGGGCGTGAACTTGTGGAAGGTGTGGTAGTCGCTGGCACTGGCGAGCATGCCCGTCTCGCGCACGCCCAGCCCGGCCACGAGTTCGGCGTCGCGGCGGGTGGCGCGGATCCACGTGGTCGGCTCGACCGGGTGCCCGCCGCGCCAGCGCTCCAGCGCGCCCTCCAGCATGGCGCGGTCGGCCGGTCGGTACACGAAGAACTCCGCCTGCCGGATCGCGCCGGTCGTGCCGGTGAACTCGCCCATGCGCTCGTAAATGGCGAGGCCGTCCTCGGTGGTCAGCGGCAGGCCGCCCTGCTGGCCGTCGCGGTGCGTGGTCTCGGTCGTCCACGCGCGGGCGGGCAGCGTGCCGGGCCGCTCCTCCCAGACCACCCGGGGAAAGGCGTCCGGCGGAAAAGTGCCGGGGAAGAGGTCGGGCTGAGGGACGTCAGGCACCGGTGTGGGGGTGGACATGGTCATGGCCGCATCCTGCGCCCGGCTGTACAGGTCGTCAATCTTGATCGGCCAATCAATGTTAGCGTCGGAGGATGACCGACGTGACGTACCTGACGGCGGGCGAGGCGACCGCGCGGCTGGGCGTAAAGGCCGCGACGCTGTACGCCTACGTGTCGCGCGGCCTGATCCGCAGCGAGGCCGCGCCGGACGGCACACGCTCGCGGCGCTACCACGCGGGGGACGTGCAGGCCCTGCTGGCCCGCCAGGGCCTGCGCCGCGACCCGGACGGCGCCGTGCAGGACGCGGTGGGGAGCGCGCTGGACTGGGGCGGGCCGGTGCTCGACAGCGCCCTGACGCGCATCGCGGACGGACGCGTGACCTACCGCGGCCACGATGTCCTGACCCTGGCCGAGACCAGCAGCGTCGAGGCCGTCGCGGCGCTGCTGTGGGCTGACAACCCGGACGCGTGGGCGGCCCTGCCCCTGCGGGCCCGCCTGCACCCGGGCGCGCTTCCGCCCGCCGGAACGCCGCTGGAGGCCTTCGCGTACGCCCTGACGCACGCCGGGGCACACGACCTGACCGCCCACGACGCCCGGCCGCAGGCCGGCCCGGTTCACGCGGCGCGCGTGCTGAACCTGCTGTACGCGGCCCTGGAGCGCCACCACGGCGTGCCACCCGCCCCGGACCTGCGCCTGCATGCCCGGCTGGCCCGCGTGTGGGGCGTGCCCGCCCACGCGGAGCTGCTGCGCCGCGCACTGGTGCTGCTGGCGGACCACGAACTCAACGTCAGCACCTTCACGGCCCGCGTGGCGGCCAGCGGCGGTGCGGGCCTGCCGCACGCCACCCTGGCAGCGCTGGCGGCGCTTCAGGGCCCTCGCCACGGTCTGGCGGCCCTCGACGCGGCGGAGCTGCTGAACCACGCGGCGCGGGACGGTGCCCGGGCAGCCCTGCGTAGCGCCACGCGGCGCCACGGGCACCCGCCGGGCTTCGGGCACCGCCTGTACCCGGCGGGCGATCCGCGCGGCGCGGCGCTGCTGGACGCCCTGGCCCTCCAGCTCGGTCACTCGGCTGCCGTCCGGAGCGCGCAGGAGCTGCGGGCCGTGATGGCCGGGGAGACCGGCGAGGCCGCGAACGTCGACCTGGCGCTGGGCGCGCTGGTGCTGGCGCTGGATCAGCCGCCCGAGGCGGCGGTGGTGGTATTCGCCCTCGCCCGCGCGGTGGGCTGGTTGGCACACGCGCTGGAGGCGCTGGGCAGCGGCCGGATGCTGCGGCCCCGCGCGCGGTACATAGGCCGCTGAGCCTGGGGGAAAACTACGTCCGGGGAAGGCGCTGACCCTCCCCGGACGTGGAATTGCACGTCTGTGCCCCGTTTCAGGACGTGCTGGCCGGGGTGGGGCTGGACCCGCCACGCACCAGCGCGAAGGCGCGGCCACCGAGCACCACGATCAGCGCGGCGCTGGCGAGGGCGATCCCCAGCGCCGCCGGGAGGCCGACCTGCCGGGCCACGAAGCCGATCACGGGCGGGCCGAGCAGGAAACCGCCGTACCCGATGGCGGCGACCAGCGCAATGCCGCGCCCGGCCAGGGCGTGCCCGGCGGTGCCGTACATCACGGGCACCACGTTGCTCAGGCCCAGGCCGGACAGCGCGAAGCCCAGCGTGGCCGGCACCGGCTCGCGCCACAGCAGGGCCAGGGCCAGCCCGACGGCGGTGGTCAGCGCGCCGATCCGCACGATGCGCTCGTCGCTCAGGCGCGCGCGGCCCATGTCCCCGAACCAGCGGCCGAGGGTCATGGTGGTCACGAAGGCCGTGTAGCCGATACCGGCCGCGCCGCCCGCCAGTCCCAGCACGTCCCGGAAGTACAGCGCGGTCCAGTCGTAGTTCGCGGCCTCGGCCAGCATGCCCAGGAAGCACATGGCGCCCAGCAGCAGCACGGCCACGCCGAACAGCGGCACGGACGCGGCGGGCGTGCCGTCCTCGTGCGTGGTGGGGGCGGGCGGGTCGGGGATCAGGAAGCGCAGCGCATACAGGCCGGCGGCCACCGTGGCGACCACCACGATCAGGGCGTGCGTGAGCAGCGGCACGCGGCCGATCAGCAGGGTGCCGAGGGCGGCGCCCAGCAGGCCCCCCAGACTGAAGTAGGCGTGCAGCCGGCTCATGATCGGCCGGCCCAGGGCGCGCTCGACCGTGACGCCCTGGGCGTTCATGGCAACGTCCATCACGCCGTTCGCAGCGCCCAGCACCGCCAGACCCAGGACCAGTGTCCACAGGTTCGCGGCCAGCAGGGGCAGCAGCAGCGACAGCAGGAACAGCACGGTGGCGACGCGCGTGACCCGGTCGCTGCCCCAGCGGGCGGTCCAGCGGCCGACCAGGCTCATGCTCAGGACGCCGCCGATGCCGCTGGCGAGCAGGCCCAGGCCGATCTGCGCGGCGTCCAGATGCAGCGTGTCGCGCACGGTGGGGATGTTCACGGCCCACGTGGCGAAGACCATGCCGTTGACCAGGAAGATGGCCCCCACCGCGCGGCGGGCGGCCTCGGCCTGCACCGGGGAGGGGGAAGAAACGGACAGCGCGGTCGTCATGGACACCTCGGGGCGGGGGAGCAGGGGACAATCTGAAACGATTCAGATCGGCTGTCCATACGCTAGCATTCCGGTATGCCCCCCGCCAAGCCGTCTGCCAAGGCCCCGCCCCGGGGGGGCCGGATCACGCTGCGCGAGGTCGCCCGCGCCCTCGGGGTGTCGGTCGCCACCGTCAGCAACGCCTACAACCGCCCCGACCAGCTGTCGCAGGACCTGCGGGAACGCATCCTGGAGACCGCCCAGCGCCTCGGGTACCGCGGTCCCGATCCGCTCGCGCGCAGCCTGCGCCGCGGCCGCACCGGCGTGGTCGGCGTGGTCTACGACGCGCCGCTGGAGTACGCCTTCGCGGACCCGGCCGCCGCGATGTTCCTCGGGAGCGTCGCGCACGCCATCCAGGAGCAGGCGCTGAACCTGCTGCTGCTCGCCAGCCCGGGCGACGCCCTGCCGGTCCGCAGCGCCAGCGTGGACGCCTTCATCGTGTACTGCGCCGCGGAGGACAGCGACCTGCTGAGCGCCGTGCTGGACCGCGGGCTGCCCACCGTGCTGGTCGACCAGTACGCCCATCCACAGGCCGTGCAGATCGGCATCGACGACGCCGGCGGCGCCCGCGAGGCCGCCCGGCACCTGCGCGACCTGGGGCACGCGCACATCGGCGTGGTGTGCCTGGAACTCGGACCGGAGCGCCACAGCGGCCCCGTTACGCCAGAACGAGAGCGCGCCACGTCGTACCGCACGACCGCCGAGCGCCTGCTGGGCTACCGCACCGGCGCGCAGGGCGCGGCCCTGTATCCCGTCGAGACCGAGCAGAACACCCCGCAGGAGGGAGAACTGCGCACGCTCGACCTGCTGGCCGCGCACCCGCAGATCACCGCCGTGCTGTGCATGAGCGACGTGCTGGCCCAGGGCGCGCTGCGCGCCGCGCAGGGTCTGGGGCGCAGCGTGCCGGGCGACCTGAGCATCATCGGCTACGACGACCTGCCCAGTTCCAGCGCGCTGGGCCTCACGACCGTGTGGCAGCCCACCGCCGACAAGGGCCGCCACGTGGGCGAGACGCTGCTGAGCCTGCTGGGCGGCGCGCCGGCCGAGAACGTGACCCTCCCCACCCGGCTGGTCGTGCGCGGCAGCACGGCCGGGCCGGGCGGCGCCCGCTGACAGCGCCCAGGCTCAGGTCTGCGGGCCGGTCAGCTTCAGGGCCGCGGCGTGCAGCATCCGCACGCCGGTCTCTAGGCTGGCCTCGTCCAGCGTGAAGCGCGGGTGGTGGTGCGGCCAGCGGCTGTCCGCCGCGTCGCTGCCGGCGCCCACGTTGAAGTACGCGCCCGGCGCCTTTTCCAGGTACGCGCTGAAGTCCTCGCCGCCCATGGTGGGCCGGGCGTCCTGGAAATGCTCCTCGCCCACGGTGTCCAGCGCGATCTGCTTGAGCTGCGCCGCCACCCAGTCGGTGTTGATCAGCGGGCGGTAGCCGAACTCGTAGCGCAGGTCATAGGTCGCACCGTGCGCGTCGCACACGCCCTTCACGACCCGCTCGATCAGTTTCGGGGCCTTGTCACGCAGGACCGGGTCGAAGGTCCGCACCGTGCCCATTAGCTGCGCGCTGTCCGGGATGACGTTGTGCGTGGTGCCGCTGCGGAAGTACGTGATGCTGATCACCAGGGCGTCCTGTGCGCCCACGTGGCGGCTCACGATGTGCTGCAGGTTCGTGACCACCTGCGCGCCCACCGCGATCGGATCGACCGCTTCCTCGGGGTGGGCGCCGTGACCGCCGCGGCCCTGGATGGTGAGTTCCAGCATGTCCGGCGCGGCCATGAACGCGCCCGGCTTGACCGTCACCATCCCGGCCGGCAGCTGGCTGTTCAGGTGCAGGCCCGTGACCACGTCCACGCCGTCCATCAGGGGCGTGTTCATCACGAGTTCCTCGGCGCCGCCCGGCCCGATCTCCTCGGCGTGCTGGAAGATCATGCGCACCTCGCCCGGCACGTCCTGCGGGTGCTCGGACAGCAGCTTGGCGGTGCCCAGCAGGATCGCGGTGTGCCCGTCGTGCCCACACGCGTGCATGACGCCCGCGTTCTTCGACGCGAACTCGAAGGTGTTCTCCTCCTGGATGGGCAGCGCGTCGATGTCGGCGCGCAGCAGCAGCGTGCGGCCCGGCTTGCCGCCCCGCAGCACGGCCAGCACGCTGGTCTCGGTGGGCCGCGTGACCGTCAGGCCCGGCATCGCCCTCAGCTCGGCCTCGATGAAGGCCGCCGTGTTGTGCTCGTGGAAGCCCACCTCGGGGTTCATGTGCAGGTGCCGACGCCATGCCACCAGCTGCTCGCGCAGGCTGCTGACCCTGTCCTGGGTTGCGGTCATGCCTCCAGCGTAGCGTGACGCGGCCGCGCCGGGCGGGCCCGCACGCTCCAGTCCGCATACGCCGGACGTGCCGGCCCGGCGGTACAGTGGTCGCAAGGAGCCCCCATGCGCAAGCTGATCGTGACCGAGTTCCTGACGCTCGACGGTGTGTACGAGGAAGCCACCCCGTGGCAGCGCGACTACGCCCCCGACGACGGCCCCTTCAAGCGCGACGAACTGTTCGGGGCGGACGCGCTGCTGCTGGGCCGCGTGACCTACGACGGTTTCGCCGCGTACTGGCCGACAGCCACCGGAGCGTTTGCTGAGCGCATGAACCGCCTGCCGAAGTACGTCGCCACGACCACCCGGACAAGCCTCGACTGGAACGCCACGCCGCTGGGCGGGGACGTGGTCGCCGCCGTGCGCGACCTCAAGGCGCAGGAGGGAGGAGCTCTCCTGGTGTATGGCAGCGGCACCCTGGTGCAGACGCTGCTGCGCCATGACCTCGTGGACGAACTCCGGCTGATGGTCTACCCGCTGGTGCTCGGACGCGGCAAGCGCCTGTTCGGTGAGGGCGACCCCCTGCGCCTGGCCCTGAGCAGCGCCCGCGACCTCGGTTCCGGCGTGATGCTCCTGATCTATGAACCGGACCGGAGCGCCCGGACGGACGGGTGAGGGTACCGGGCGCGTGCCGACGTGCCACACTCCGCCCATGACTGACCCCAGAGCGCAGGCCGCCGTCGACGCCATCCGTGCCGCGCAGGAACTGGAGGTCGCCGCCCGGCACCTGCGCACCGCCGCCGCCCACCTGCGGGCCGGCGAGGTGCCCCGCTACGCCGCTCACCTGCTGGCCGGGCGCGGGCACCTGCTGACTGCGGGCGCCACGCTGGACGCCCTGGCCGTGGCGCACGCGGCGCACAGCCACCCGGCGCCGCTGGCGGAGTGACGGGAACCCGGAGGCACAGCCCCTCGTATTCCGGCACATGAAGACCCCACGCAGCGCCGCGCGCAGCGGCACCTTCGGCAAGGTTCTGGTGTACGCCCCCATCGTGCTCGAGGTGCTGAACCTCGTGCGCCGCAGCCAGGCGGCCAAGCGCGGCAAGTACGTCAAGGCGCGTAAACGTGACCGGATCATCGACGGCCTGCTGGGCCACGCCTCCCGCGCGGTGGGCGGCAAAGGCCGCAAGCAGCGCTGGTTCTGAACGCCCAAGAACCCCTTAAGCGCGCTGACCCCGGCCGGGGCGGCGCGCGTCTAGCGTGGGTCCATGCCGCGTAAACCACACATCAAGCCGCCCACCCCGGAATCCCGCCGGGTCGGGTACGCCATCGTCGGTCTGGGCAAGCTCAGCGTG
The genomic region above belongs to Deinococcus metalli and contains:
- a CDS encoding polyphosphate kinase 2 family protein, translated to MKTDAYRVKEGKKVKLAEWKTDEDGGLEQHDAKVLTKELQEQLAEWQERLYAERKQALLIVLQARDAGGKDGVVKHVVGSFNPNGLTIAPFKVPTEEELAHDFLWRIHAQVPGKGMIGVFNRSHYEDVLVTRVYDMIDDKTAKARLRHIRHFEELLADSGTRILKFYLHISRDEQKRRLQDRLDEPGKHWKFNPGDLKDREHWTQFTAAYQDALGTSTADAPWYVIPADHKWYRDLLISQILLDTLKDMDPKYPKTSFDPAEIRIE
- a CDS encoding LacI family DNA-binding transcriptional regulator → MPPAKPSAKAPPRGGRITLREVARALGVSVATVSNAYNRPDQLSQDLRERILETAQRLGYRGPDPLARSLRRGRTGVVGVVYDAPLEYAFADPAAAMFLGSVAHAIQEQALNLLLLASPGDALPVRSASVDAFIVYCAAEDSDLLSAVLDRGLPTVLVDQYAHPQAVQIGIDDAGGAREAARHLRDLGHAHIGVVCLELGPERHSGPVTPERERATSYRTTAERLLGYRTGAQGAALYPVETEQNTPQEGELRTLDLLAAHPQITAVLCMSDVLAQGALRAAQGLGRSVPGDLSIIGYDDLPSSSALGLTTVWQPTADKGRHVGETLLSLLGGAPAENVTLPTRLVVRGSTAGPGGAR
- a CDS encoding citrate synthase, which codes for MTDVTYLTAGEATARLGVKAATLYAYVSRGLIRSEAAPDGTRSRRYHAGDVQALLARQGLRRDPDGAVQDAVGSALDWGGPVLDSALTRIADGRVTYRGHDVLTLAETSSVEAVAALLWADNPDAWAALPLRARLHPGALPPAGTPLEAFAYALTHAGAHDLTAHDARPQAGPVHAARVLNLLYAALERHHGVPPAPDLRLHARLARVWGVPAHAELLRRALVLLADHELNVSTFTARVAASGGAGLPHATLAALAALQGPRHGLAALDAAELLNHAARDGARAALRSATRRHGHPPGFGHRLYPAGDPRGAALLDALALQLGHSAAVRSAQELRAVMAGETGEAANVDLALGALVLALDQPPEAAVVVFALARAVGWLAHALEALGSGRMLRPRARYIGR
- a CDS encoding MFS transporter — its product is MTTALSVSSPSPVQAEAARRAVGAIFLVNGMVFATWAVNIPTVRDTLHLDAAQIGLGLLASGIGGVLSMSLVGRWTARWGSDRVTRVATVLFLLSLLLPLLAANLWTLVLGLAVLGAANGVMDVAMNAQGVTVERALGRPIMSRLHAYFSLGGLLGAALGTLLIGRVPLLTHALIVVVATVAAGLYALRFLIPDPPAPTTHEDGTPAASVPLFGVAVLLLGAMCFLGMLAEAANYDWTALYFRDVLGLAGGAAGIGYTAFVTTMTLGRWFGDMGRARLSDERIVRIGALTTAVGLALALLWREPVPATLGFALSGLGLSNVVPVMYGTAGHALAGRGIALVAAIGYGGFLLGPPVIGFVARQVGLPAALGIALASAALIVVLGGRAFALVRGGSSPTPASTS
- a CDS encoding dihydrofolate reductase family protein, whose product is MRKLIVTEFLTLDGVYEEATPWQRDYAPDDGPFKRDELFGADALLLGRVTYDGFAAYWPTATGAFAERMNRLPKYVATTTRTSLDWNATPLGGDVVAAVRDLKAQEGGALLVYGSGTLVQTLLRHDLVDELRLMVYPLVLGRGKRLFGEGDPLRLALSSARDLGSGVMLLIYEPDRSARTDG
- a CDS encoding pyruvate carboxyltransferase, producing MTMSTPTPVPDVPQPDLFPGTFPPDAFPRVVWEERPGTLPARAWTTETTHRDGQQGGLPLTTEDGLAIYERMGEFTGTTGAIRQAEFFVYRPADRAMLEGALERWRGGHPVEPTTWIRATRRDAELVAGLGVRETGMLASASDYHTFHKFTPGGRAQAARTYLDAVQAVLDAGLRPRLHLEDATRAPREFILPFVDAVQRVASAYPDTQAPKFRICDTLGLGLPWDGVAWPRSVPGHVRALIAAGIPGERLEFHPHNDTHLVVANALAAVLAGCAAINGTLLGKGERTGNVPLEGVLLHLSGLGLVDAPDFTALNALADLYAALGQGVPPQYPLYGRDAHRTRAGIHADGLNKFWPMYAPFDVPTLLGRPLSLSLTKDSGVAGLIFLIRQHTGRSCDKTDPGLLALHAQLNAEFDAGRQTAVEWEEIEERARSVVAGMVASVE
- a CDS encoding M20 family metallopeptidase, whose product is MTATQDRVSSLREQLVAWRRHLHMNPEVGFHEHNTAAFIEAELRAMPGLTVTRPTETSVLAVLRGGKPGRTLLLRADIDALPIQEENTFEFASKNAGVMHACGHDGHTAILLGTAKLLSEHPQDVPGEVRMIFQHAEEIGPGGAEELVMNTPLMDGVDVVTGLHLNSQLPAGMVTVKPGAFMAAPDMLELTIQGRGGHGAHPEEAVDPIAVGAQVVTNLQHIVSRHVGAQDALVISITYFRSGTTHNVIPDSAQLMGTVRTFDPVLRDKAPKLIERVVKGVCDAHGATYDLRYEFGYRPLINTDWVAAQLKQIALDTVGEEHFQDARPTMGGEDFSAYLEKAPGAYFNVGAGSDAADSRWPHHHPRFTLDEASLETGVRMLHAAALKLTGPQT